The genomic stretch TTCACGGCCCTTACTCCGGGAAACCTTCGAGCAGCTTGGCCACCTCTTCCTTGTGGTGGGTCTCGTCCACGATCATGTCGTGCAGCTGCGCCACCAGGGCCAGCTCGCCGGCCTCCTCGGCCTGGGCCATGCGGCGGGTGTAGCGCTCGATCGTCTCGGTTTCGGCGGCGAGCACCGCCTCCAGCATCGCGCGCGGGGTCGTGGCCCCCGCCACCGGGGCCGGCTCGGCCGTGGGCACCCCGCCGAGGGCCG from Oceanithermus desulfurans encodes the following:
- a CDS encoding ferritin-like domain-containing protein, whose product is MTTKQELIDGLNQDLAHEYQAVIAYTVYAAEVAGPFRPALRDFFLAEAADELKHAQVLADKISALGGVPTAEPAPVAGATTPRAMLEAVLAAETETIERYTRRMAQAEEAGELALVAQLHDMIVDETHHKEEVAKLLEGFPE